A section of the Rubritalea squalenifaciens DSM 18772 genome encodes:
- a CDS encoding metal ABC transporter ATP-binding protein, whose amino-acid sequence MMNDIPALETHDLTVTYHKRPVLYGIDVSVPEGSLVGIIGPNGAGKSTFIKSIMGVVPSSGGWVKVFGKPLKENLHRVGYVPQRESVDWDFPVTVMDVALMGTYGKLGLFRRAGKKEKLIASEALDKVGMLPYAKRQIGNLSGGQQQRVFLARALAQDSDLYFMDEPFAGVDAATEAAIITLLQEMRERGKTVLVVHHDLQSAQEYFDRLILLNMRLVACGTTEEVFTSELLHKTYGGRLTVLSEMAEKAARNPEAKHNLKP is encoded by the coding sequence ATGATGAACGACATTCCGGCACTCGAGACACATGACCTCACTGTGACGTACCACAAGCGTCCAGTCCTTTACGGTATCGACGTTTCAGTGCCGGAAGGCTCGTTAGTAGGGATTATCGGTCCCAATGGGGCCGGTAAATCCACCTTTATCAAATCCATCATGGGAGTGGTGCCCAGTTCAGGTGGCTGGGTGAAGGTCTTTGGCAAGCCTCTGAAAGAGAACTTGCACCGTGTCGGCTACGTGCCGCAGCGTGAGAGCGTAGACTGGGACTTCCCGGTCACTGTGATGGATGTTGCCCTGATGGGAACGTATGGCAAACTTGGTCTTTTCCGCCGTGCCGGTAAAAAGGAAAAGCTGATCGCAAGCGAGGCTTTGGATAAGGTAGGCATGCTGCCATATGCCAAGCGTCAGATCGGCAACTTGAGTGGTGGTCAGCAACAGCGGGTTTTCCTAGCTCGCGCCTTGGCTCAAGACAGCGACCTCTACTTTATGGATGAGCCGTTTGCCGGTGTGGATGCTGCTACGGAAGCTGCTATCATTACTCTGCTCCAGGAAATGCGAGAGAGGGGGAAAACTGTGCTGGTCGTCCATCATGACCTGCAGTCTGCCCAGGAGTATTTTGACAGGCTCATCCTTCTCAACATGAGATTGGTCGCCTGCGGCACGACCGAAGAAGTATTTACCAGTGAGCTTCTTCATAAGACCTATGGAGGTCGTCTGACCGTTCTCTCGGAGATGGCTGAAAAGGCGGCGCGCAATCCCGAGGCGAAACACAATCTCAAACCTTGA
- a CDS encoding transporter produces MKNVVTGMLLVSGVALAGESELINPGVTTLRDLAADRPDATESPITVDKGHWQVETSVVDYAKDYGFEAWTWGETNLKYGISDNADIQFVFAPYAEERVREGGDTETTDGASDLTIRLKYNLWGNDGGKTAFALFPYIKVPTGTDLSNDKWEGGLILPYAYEVNDRLGVGAQLEFGYNWDDEDEDYDVELSHTFVAGYSLTDKWGVYGEYLGVAGDHSYEAYASGGITYAVSEFFQLDAGAVLGLNDAAQDFNVFSGFTVKF; encoded by the coding sequence ATGAAAAACGTAGTAACAGGAATGTTGTTGGTGAGCGGCGTGGCGCTTGCCGGTGAAAGCGAACTGATCAACCCGGGAGTCACGACTCTCAGAGATCTGGCTGCTGACCGTCCAGACGCGACTGAGAGCCCAATCACAGTCGATAAAGGTCACTGGCAGGTCGAAACAAGTGTGGTGGATTACGCCAAGGATTATGGCTTCGAGGCCTGGACCTGGGGAGAGACAAATCTGAAGTATGGTATCTCTGACAATGCAGACATTCAGTTTGTGTTCGCTCCTTACGCTGAAGAGCGAGTCAGGGAAGGTGGAGACACTGAAACAACAGACGGAGCCAGCGATCTTACCATTCGCCTCAAGTACAACCTTTGGGGGAACGATGGGGGGAAGACTGCTTTTGCCTTATTCCCATACATCAAGGTGCCAACTGGTACAGACCTTAGTAACGACAAATGGGAAGGTGGATTGATTCTTCCTTACGCTTACGAAGTGAACGACCGTCTCGGTGTTGGAGCTCAGCTTGAGTTCGGATACAACTGGGATGATGAGGATGAAGACTATGACGTAGAGCTTTCTCATACCTTCGTCGCAGGCTACTCACTGACTGACAAGTGGGGGGTCTACGGCGAGTATCTCGGTGTAGCAGGCGATCATTCCTATGAGGCTTATGCAAGTGGTGGCATCACTTATGCTGTATCTGAATTTTTCCAGCTGGATGCAGGTGCTGTACTAGGCTTGAATGACGCCGCACAAGACTTCAATGTCTTTAGCGGTTTCACCGTAAAATTCTAA
- a CDS encoding metal ABC transporter solute-binding protein, Zn/Mn family, whose product MKKRYKLIGSLVAAAMGLVSCSKEGSNAVWQESGKAKVVATSTMVTDMVKIIGGDKVEVYGMMKEGVDPHSYEQTAKDVAAMNSADVIFYSGLHLEGHVQEGLERRAEKGNVYAVTDGISKDSLIKPQDDYMGYADPHVWGDPELWAETVPVVVEGLSKHLPEHAEEFKKRGEAYQKELLDLKAWAKARVSEIPENQRVLVTSHDAFFYFGSAFDFEVKGLQGVSTDHASSVKDVDDLVSFIKERGLKTIFPESSVNQKGLETVASRSGVQLSAEELFSDAMGKVGDVVEVNGEKYDRGTYIGMQKHNINTIVEGLK is encoded by the coding sequence ATGAAGAAACGATACAAACTGATTGGCTCCCTTGTCGCAGCGGCAATGGGCTTAGTAAGCTGCTCGAAAGAGGGTAGCAATGCCGTCTGGCAAGAGTCAGGTAAGGCAAAGGTAGTGGCTACGTCTACCATGGTGACTGATATGGTAAAGATCATAGGTGGAGACAAAGTAGAGGTCTACGGCATGATGAAAGAGGGTGTGGATCCTCACAGTTACGAACAGACTGCTAAAGATGTTGCTGCGATGAACTCGGCTGATGTCATCTTCTATTCAGGTCTGCATCTTGAAGGTCACGTGCAAGAAGGGCTTGAGCGTCGTGCTGAAAAAGGAAATGTGTACGCGGTTACCGATGGTATTAGCAAAGATTCCCTAATCAAGCCTCAGGATGATTATATGGGCTATGCGGATCCACATGTTTGGGGCGATCCTGAGCTCTGGGCCGAGACTGTACCTGTAGTCGTAGAGGGTCTGAGCAAGCACCTTCCCGAACATGCAGAAGAGTTCAAGAAGCGTGGTGAAGCGTATCAGAAAGAGCTCTTGGACCTTAAAGCCTGGGCTAAGGCTCGAGTGAGCGAAATTCCGGAGAACCAGAGAGTTTTGGTAACGAGCCATGATGCCTTCTTCTACTTTGGCTCAGCGTTTGATTTCGAAGTGAAGGGCTTGCAGGGAGTATCCACGGACCACGCATCTAGTGTAAAGGATGTCGATGACCTCGTGAGTTTCATCAAAGAGCGAGGACTGAAGACGATCTTCCCTGAGAGCAGTGTGAATCAAAAAGGGCTCGAAACCGTAGCCTCTCGCTCAGGCGTCCAACTTAGTGCCGAGGAGCTTTTCTCCGATGCGATGGGAAAAGTCGGAGATGTAGTCGAGGTGAATGGTGAGAAGTATGACCGTGGCACCTACATCGGCATGCAGAAACACAATATCAACACCATCGTTGAAGGCCTCAAGTAA
- a CDS encoding bifunctional 3,4-dihydroxy-2-butanone-4-phosphate synthase/GTP cyclohydrolase II — translation MSALEFHPIEEIIADIADGKIVIVADDPDRENEADLICAGSLATKDTIAFMATHGRGLICAPITEQQAEHLDLPQMSRRNTEALRTAFTVSVDAAHGITTGISAADRARAVQILADHNSQPTDLVKPGHIFPLQAVKGGVLRRAGHTEAAVDLARLAGLPPAGVICEIMNENGEMARVGDLGDYQQEHGLKACTIAQLIAYRRKSEKLVTCSEVIKLPTDFGEFDCHLYEIETDDSHHLALVRGDIDPETPTLVRVHSECLTGDVFMSRRCDCGGQLHQALEHIANEGGVLLYLRQEGRGIGLPAKIHAYKLQEQGYDTIEANEKLGYGADLRDYGMGAQILHDLGVRQIRLLTNNPKKMIGLTGYGLEIVEQLPIKQDANPDNEKYLQTKKDRMGHKL, via the coding sequence ATGAGTGCGCTGGAATTTCATCCAATCGAAGAAATCATCGCTGACATAGCAGATGGTAAAATAGTCATCGTAGCTGACGATCCTGACCGAGAAAACGAAGCTGACCTGATCTGTGCCGGATCATTGGCCACCAAGGACACGATCGCCTTTATGGCGACTCATGGACGTGGCTTGATCTGTGCCCCTATTACTGAGCAGCAGGCTGAGCATCTGGATCTCCCCCAGATGAGTCGCCGCAATACCGAGGCTCTCAGGACAGCCTTCACAGTTTCTGTGGATGCAGCCCATGGTATCACCACAGGCATCTCAGCAGCTGACCGCGCTCGTGCCGTCCAAATTCTAGCGGATCACAATTCTCAACCAACTGACCTCGTTAAGCCTGGCCACATCTTCCCGCTCCAGGCAGTCAAAGGTGGAGTCCTGCGTCGTGCAGGTCACACAGAGGCCGCAGTGGATCTTGCCCGCTTGGCAGGTCTTCCACCTGCCGGTGTCATCTGTGAGATCATGAATGAAAATGGTGAGATGGCCCGTGTCGGTGATCTCGGCGACTATCAGCAAGAGCATGGCCTGAAAGCCTGCACCATCGCACAACTCATCGCTTACCGCCGTAAATCTGAGAAGCTCGTTACCTGCTCAGAAGTCATCAAGCTCCCTACTGACTTTGGTGAGTTCGACTGCCACTTATATGAAATCGAAACTGACGACTCCCACCATCTGGCACTGGTACGCGGCGACATCGATCCGGAAACACCCACTCTCGTGAGGGTCCACTCGGAGTGCCTAACTGGAGATGTCTTTATGTCGAGACGTTGTGACTGTGGCGGTCAGCTCCATCAGGCTCTTGAGCACATTGCCAACGAAGGAGGAGTCCTGCTCTACCTCAGACAAGAAGGTCGCGGTATTGGTCTCCCTGCCAAAATCCACGCTTATAAGTTACAAGAGCAAGGCTACGACACGATTGAAGCCAATGAGAAGCTCGGCTACGGCGCCGACCTACGCGACTATGGCATGGGTGCCCAAATCCTACACGACTTGGGAGTACGCCAAATCCGACTTCTAACCAACAATCCGAAGAAGATGATCGGTCTGACTGGCTATGGATTGGAAATAGTTGAACAATTACCTATCAAGCAGGACGCTAATCCTGACAACGAGAAGTACCTCCAGACGAAGAAAGACCGTATGGGGCACAAACTCTAA
- a CDS encoding M28 family peptidase translates to MPKKTAAKKAKPTKKPWEKSMPKAQFELMRDILAAPSPIGLESAMSYGVIKPEFEKWMPKSWAIHQFKGNAGLVIDTHPGEDDRTSVMIIGHADKIRMQVRNIDNDGKIWINTDSFLPCTLVGHEVKLFSQDPKDPSKYNIIEGGTIEALGAIHFSEPAQRTGDKGLKPEMMYLELQMHGEKRKERIEELGIRAGDPIILDRPIKHGFSEDSFYGAYLDNGLGCFVVTEIAKILAKSKLKNLRVLYTIATHEEIGRFGSAAIAGEFKPDILIGSDVNHDYDAAPGIAAKRMNKMTMGEGFTITKGSVTSDYVNSLIEKVCKKEGIPYQMDFAGRDTGTDAMAAALAGFDSASTSIGFPIRNMHTISETGHTSDVIGAVHAMVALFREMDKMNRGKGITRDDLKNTHPRLDQAKSL, encoded by the coding sequence ATGCCTAAAAAAACAGCAGCGAAAAAAGCCAAACCCACAAAGAAGCCTTGGGAAAAGTCCATGCCCAAAGCTCAATTTGAACTCATGCGCGACATCCTCGCCGCTCCTAGCCCAATCGGCCTGGAGTCCGCGATGTCCTATGGAGTGATCAAACCAGAATTTGAAAAGTGGATGCCCAAGTCATGGGCGATTCACCAGTTCAAGGGAAATGCCGGCCTCGTCATCGACACCCACCCAGGTGAAGACGATCGCACTTCCGTGATGATCATCGGCCACGCTGACAAGATCCGCATGCAGGTGCGCAACATCGACAACGATGGCAAGATCTGGATCAATACAGATTCCTTCCTCCCCTGCACACTGGTTGGTCATGAAGTAAAGCTCTTCAGCCAAGATCCCAAGGACCCTTCCAAATACAATATCATTGAAGGTGGAACCATCGAGGCTCTCGGTGCGATCCACTTCTCAGAGCCAGCCCAACGCACTGGCGACAAAGGCTTGAAGCCGGAGATGATGTATCTCGAGCTGCAGATGCACGGCGAAAAACGTAAGGAGCGCATCGAGGAACTTGGCATTCGTGCTGGCGACCCAATCATCCTAGACCGCCCTATCAAGCACGGCTTCTCAGAAGATTCTTTCTACGGTGCTTACCTCGATAACGGTCTGGGTTGCTTCGTGGTCACTGAGATCGCCAAGATTCTCGCTAAATCCAAGCTTAAGAACCTGCGCGTGCTCTACACCATCGCGACTCACGAGGAAATCGGCCGCTTCGGCTCCGCAGCGATTGCTGGCGAGTTCAAGCCAGACATCCTGATTGGTTCCGATGTAAACCACGACTACGACGCAGCTCCAGGCATCGCAGCGAAACGCATGAACAAGATGACCATGGGTGAAGGCTTCACGATCACCAAAGGTTCTGTCACCAGTGATTATGTCAACAGCCTCATCGAGAAAGTCTGCAAGAAAGAAGGCATTCCGTACCAGATGGACTTCGCGGGCCGTGACACAGGTACAGACGCGATGGCTGCCGCACTTGCCGGCTTTGACTCTGCCTCCACTTCGATTGGCTTCCCGATCCGTAACATGCACACCATTTCTGAAACAGGGCACACTAGTGACGTCATTGGAGCTGTCCATGCCATGGTCGCTCTCTTCAGGGAAATGGACAAGATGAACCGCGGCAAAGGTATTACCCGAGACGACCTAAAAAACACCCACCCTCGTCTCGACCAGGCCAAGTCACTGTAA
- a CDS encoding PEP-CTERM sorting domain-containing protein encodes MKKLLITCTTTSILAASAHAAVMLEQWNFDDSAGTGLANVSNTGSVGTAWNFNLAGQPGEGATDGTGNLVLGANTDAGSSTISSDYTRKATFSSSVTTGAYTFEYSLSNWDLNDTAGADAIAGQEGFTLKIDDGAGNQINLITALTGADNNVRVRHATNGTVSGTAAQSTIGLSGSTLVVRVEGNLDDGTFTTSYDTGSGFNTLIADGTGLNSIGEIILSIEGDQGGWSSTDSMSVDYIQLEAIPEPSSTALIGLAGLGFILRRRR; translated from the coding sequence ATGAAGAAACTCCTTATCACATGTACGACAACATCCATCCTTGCAGCTTCTGCTCATGCCGCAGTCATGCTCGAGCAATGGAACTTTGACGACTCAGCTGGAACCGGGCTAGCCAATGTCTCCAACACAGGATCTGTAGGAACCGCGTGGAATTTCAACCTTGCCGGCCAGCCTGGCGAAGGAGCTACAGACGGCACAGGTAACCTTGTTCTCGGAGCCAATACCGATGCAGGTAGTTCTACTATTTCATCTGACTACACTCGCAAAGCTACATTCTCCAGCAGCGTCACAACAGGAGCCTATACTTTTGAATATAGCCTCTCTAACTGGGACCTCAATGACACAGCAGGAGCCGACGCTATTGCCGGGCAAGAAGGGTTCACTCTTAAGATCGATGATGGTGCTGGCAACCAGATTAACCTGATCACAGCCTTAACAGGAGCTGACAACAATGTAAGAGTACGCCACGCTACGAACGGAACAGTTAGTGGCACTGCCGCCCAGAGCACTATTGGTCTCTCAGGCAGCACTTTGGTTGTACGAGTTGAAGGAAACCTCGATGATGGTACTTTCACTACTTCATATGACACAGGCAGTGGTTTCAACACACTCATTGCTGACGGCACAGGCCTCAACAGCATTGGTGAAATCATTCTATCCATTGAAGGAGACCAAGGTGGATGGTCTAGCACGGACAGCATGTCTGTAGACTACATCCAGCTTGAAGCGATCCCAGAGCCCTCCTCCACCGCTCTCATCGGCCTGGCTGGTCTTGGATTTATCCTGCGTCGCCGCCGCTAA
- a CDS encoding MFS transporter encodes MEDPYVATSEKPRTDPHSGKLSKKEKIAYGVGSSNDAWGNWLLPGIVWPVFNAYLGVATHLISIALMFNRLFDAISDPLFGWASDNARTKWGRRRPFILVGSVLSGIGMMAFFWLIQPDWHEKVYFWYLLLSSGILITLVSCFNMPYQSLGAEMTPDYEERTSVFAYRGGFQKLAEIGNFGAAAFITLSIFNGDILWGSKIFGTIIGTLMILSGCSVFFGTKERYYANVTRKPSNKVGIIEAYSGALKCKPFRTQLAMAVTYGTCTSMIGTLGFYTTVFYVCGGDWALGGKWNLAMGASMVLVGFAGIPFFSKIAHMAGKRSAMILVLFLSIIAYASTWFLYNPNYPYLQLITSGFNAFTMAGFWMLYGAIGADVIDYDELETGKRREGAFTACGSFFMKIGLAIGIGAPGFILKWIGFDEALGGNQAENTLVMMRIFLAAIPIAGLLVALVFLLRFQLTKAKSEEIRTKLEERRGYID; translated from the coding sequence ATGGAAGATCCATATGTGGCTACCTCTGAAAAACCACGAACAGATCCCCATTCCGGCAAACTGAGCAAGAAGGAAAAAATTGCCTATGGCGTAGGGTCATCCAATGACGCTTGGGGAAATTGGCTGTTACCTGGTATTGTTTGGCCCGTTTTCAATGCCTACTTGGGAGTCGCCACCCACCTGATCAGTATCGCCCTGATGTTCAACCGTCTGTTCGATGCCATCTCGGATCCTCTGTTTGGCTGGGCCTCAGATAATGCGCGAACCAAATGGGGGCGACGCCGACCATTTATCCTAGTGGGTTCAGTACTCTCAGGCATCGGCATGATGGCCTTTTTCTGGCTTATCCAACCGGACTGGCACGAAAAGGTCTATTTCTGGTACCTCCTGCTGAGTTCCGGAATATTAATCACCTTAGTCAGTTGCTTCAACATGCCCTATCAAAGTCTGGGCGCGGAGATGACTCCCGACTACGAAGAGCGAACGTCAGTCTTCGCATACCGTGGAGGATTTCAGAAGTTAGCAGAGATTGGAAACTTTGGAGCAGCAGCCTTCATCACCCTCTCGATTTTCAATGGTGACATTCTCTGGGGATCAAAAATTTTTGGGACCATCATTGGCACCTTGATGATTCTTTCAGGATGCTCAGTTTTCTTTGGCACCAAGGAGCGTTACTACGCCAACGTGACTCGAAAGCCTTCAAATAAAGTGGGCATCATTGAAGCCTATTCCGGAGCCCTGAAGTGTAAGCCTTTCAGAACACAGCTCGCAATGGCCGTCACCTACGGCACCTGTACCAGCATGATTGGCACACTCGGTTTCTACACCACTGTCTTCTATGTCTGCGGAGGTGACTGGGCTTTAGGGGGTAAATGGAACCTCGCGATGGGCGCTTCCATGGTACTCGTTGGCTTTGCCGGCATCCCCTTTTTCTCAAAGATTGCACACATGGCTGGCAAGCGAAGCGCAATGATTCTCGTCCTCTTTCTCTCTATCATCGCTTACGCATCAACATGGTTCCTCTACAACCCCAACTACCCATATCTGCAACTGATCACGTCAGGCTTCAATGCCTTTACCATGGCTGGCTTCTGGATGCTCTACGGCGCTATCGGTGCTGACGTGATCGACTATGATGAATTAGAAACCGGCAAAAGGCGTGAGGGTGCATTCACGGCCTGCGGATCCTTCTTCATGAAAATTGGTCTCGCCATTGGTATTGGCGCCCCTGGTTTCATCTTGAAGTGGATTGGCTTTGATGAAGCCCTTGGCGGCAATCAAGCTGAGAATACACTCGTGATGATGCGGATATTCTTAGCAGCCATACCGATTGCCGGACTGCTCGTAGCTCTAGTATTCCTGCTTCGCTTCCAACTCACCAAAGCGAAATCAGAAGAAATCCGCACCAAACTTGAAGAAAGGCGCGGATATATCGACTAG
- a CDS encoding xylose operon transcription regulator XylR: MAPSNKDTNGNYRTILVAFDWYDSRIYKGIAQYCAEHNWHLSPYLFSDRTIPENWSGDGVITCYGDTLADFILSLDMPKVDITLRDIPQTIPRVVVDNDQIGRRAANHFLKRGYKNFAYFSWADVSINQIRKSSFLETLRQAGVSDDAIHVLKQPDAEVIHDWKLYIDNITNQIKQLPRPIGVFTGQDNLGVSTIEACVNAGISVPDEVAVLGVDNIDFLCECSVVPLSSIDTNLVELGYMAAKQLGRLLDGEIDENEPVLTIPVKGVIDRRSTEMLAVEHPAVAKALAIMRRDFKNGLVLDDVYEHSGFSKRGLEKAFKRHLKDSPASILRKIRLDYAKNQLSQTDTKIEAIAVECGYSNSSNLSHAFKREIGMSPQEYRNEYRSPLFKD, from the coding sequence ATGGCTCCATCAAACAAGGACACTAATGGGAATTACCGTACAATCCTAGTAGCTTTTGATTGGTACGATAGCCGGATTTACAAAGGCATTGCTCAATACTGTGCGGAGCACAATTGGCACTTATCTCCGTATCTATTCTCTGATCGAACGATTCCTGAAAACTGGAGCGGTGATGGAGTGATTACATGTTATGGCGATACTCTAGCGGATTTTATCTTATCATTAGATATGCCCAAGGTGGATATCACGCTGAGAGATATACCACAGACTATCCCTCGAGTTGTCGTGGATAATGATCAAATCGGCCGCAGAGCTGCGAATCACTTTCTTAAGAGGGGCTACAAAAATTTCGCCTACTTTTCGTGGGCTGATGTCTCCATCAACCAGATACGTAAATCATCCTTTCTGGAAACATTGAGGCAGGCTGGAGTGAGTGACGATGCCATCCATGTACTCAAGCAACCTGATGCTGAAGTGATCCATGACTGGAAGTTGTATATTGATAATATCACCAACCAAATTAAACAGTTGCCGCGGCCCATTGGTGTATTTACGGGTCAAGACAACTTGGGAGTGAGTACTATCGAGGCTTGTGTGAATGCGGGCATTTCCGTGCCTGATGAGGTGGCGGTATTGGGGGTTGATAATATCGACTTTCTCTGTGAGTGCTCGGTGGTTCCACTGTCTTCAATCGATACGAATCTGGTGGAGTTGGGGTATATGGCGGCGAAGCAATTAGGTAGGCTGTTAGATGGTGAGATCGATGAGAATGAGCCTGTGCTCACAATACCAGTCAAAGGTGTCATCGATAGACGTAGTACTGAAATGCTCGCTGTTGAGCATCCTGCGGTTGCCAAGGCATTGGCTATCATGCGCAGAGACTTCAAGAATGGACTCGTCCTGGACGATGTGTATGAGCATTCGGGCTTCTCCAAGCGTGGTCTGGAGAAAGCTTTTAAGCGGCATTTAAAAGATTCGCCAGCATCAATCCTACGTAAAATTCGTTTGGACTACGCTAAGAATCAACTGTCTCAGACAGATACCAAGATTGAAGCGATTGCTGTAGAATGTGGCTACAGTAACAGCTCCAATCTGAGTCATGCCTTTAAACGGGAGATAGGGATGTCTCCTCAGGAATATCGTAATGAGTACCGGTCACCTCTGTTCAAGGACTGA
- a CDS encoding GH39 family glycosyl hydrolase: protein MPKTHNSIPFLTALVASTLFSTFATAEKKAATITVYPDEVIAKTVPNRLLGTNIGLWYTNDQLGELAVNGDFKNWKPGIIRIPGGSWSDEYFWNGNGVRTSDGFNQHKAGPQGWQIDFSEYKPGFRINHDNTLHDFHGNTDVLSLHQFIQKQGTDGIVTVNAGTGSAKLAAEWVRWANITNQFNVKYWEIGNELEGSWEAGNTRPDGSKMDAKKYAQIYLEFAKAMKAVDPTIKIGGPTSASDSIPYVEELLKTAGEQVDFISFHTYPVDGRTKELSAIMDQASRLSGAVEKTRAWIREYQPKRADEIEIGITEWHIQVHETDNTCNIISALWSAKFIGEMFANRVDFANQWDVFSTTDHGGHGLFDPESLQLPRGAYWAFWLWSNKLGKQLVRSELTGSRDVICYATMKDGKPALLLINQSRENYVPTIIHTKGNSFDSASSTEISYRNYVWDPYKQAPVWSVRPQDKSVEAQGTSVSLTLSPLSATVVNLGTSSNKISAATTSATPDILLPSNHPSDLNLETLLLLKSEDSQLPFLGEEQTVHINIQGPLKASQAKIKMDQPASQITLIPTGPGVAKITLTCGETSTTKSILIQDVKVAKKVLWTYPDKGQVEAMKSHFQSLHNRSEARRNEDVLEIKLDHIQPRNKQNYLLQINPLKVDFNKSSIAGVTSWVQVSDSLKNAPPGATLQIVMQSETNHWMLLKEIPLRDLSNKEGQPSIIEAITNDPDMLKAMSHAYSLIYLVKSPVKLEGSIYIDDLGFITRNNS, encoded by the coding sequence ATGCCAAAAACTCACAACAGCATTCCATTTCTTACTGCTCTGGTAGCAAGCACTCTATTCTCAACTTTCGCTACAGCTGAAAAGAAGGCTGCCACTATCACCGTCTACCCTGACGAAGTAATTGCCAAGACAGTTCCTAACAGACTATTGGGCACAAATATCGGACTATGGTACACAAACGACCAGCTAGGCGAACTCGCAGTCAACGGCGATTTCAAGAACTGGAAACCTGGCATCATCCGTATACCTGGGGGTTCCTGGTCAGATGAATATTTCTGGAATGGTAATGGCGTACGAACAAGCGATGGCTTTAATCAGCATAAGGCGGGCCCCCAAGGATGGCAGATTGACTTCTCTGAATACAAACCTGGATTTCGGATCAATCACGACAACACGCTACACGACTTCCACGGAAACACGGATGTCCTCTCACTCCATCAGTTTATCCAAAAGCAAGGAACGGATGGTATTGTAACCGTCAATGCTGGTACAGGCTCAGCCAAGCTAGCCGCTGAATGGGTGCGTTGGGCAAATATCACCAATCAGTTTAATGTAAAATACTGGGAGATTGGAAACGAGCTGGAAGGGTCCTGGGAAGCAGGCAACACCCGACCAGATGGCTCTAAGATGGACGCTAAGAAGTATGCACAGATTTACCTGGAGTTCGCCAAAGCCATGAAGGCGGTTGACCCCACCATCAAAATCGGCGGTCCTACTAGCGCAAGTGATTCTATTCCCTACGTCGAAGAGCTACTCAAAACTGCAGGAGAACAAGTCGACTTTATTTCCTTTCACACTTATCCCGTCGACGGACGCACAAAAGAACTTTCTGCCATCATGGACCAAGCGTCCAGATTGTCTGGCGCTGTGGAGAAAACGAGAGCTTGGATTAGAGAGTATCAACCTAAACGCGCCGATGAGATCGAGATAGGTATTACTGAGTGGCACATTCAAGTACACGAAACGGACAACACCTGTAACATCATCAGCGCGCTATGGTCAGCCAAGTTCATAGGCGAGATGTTTGCCAACCGAGTCGATTTCGCAAACCAGTGGGATGTTTTTTCGACCACCGACCACGGTGGCCATGGTCTATTCGATCCAGAAAGCCTCCAGCTCCCGAGAGGCGCCTACTGGGCATTCTGGCTGTGGTCTAACAAGCTAGGGAAACAGCTGGTAAGATCAGAGCTTACTGGATCCAGAGATGTCATTTGCTACGCCACGATGAAGGACGGCAAGCCAGCTCTTCTACTCATCAATCAATCGCGAGAAAACTACGTCCCCACTATCATCCACACCAAAGGAAACAGCTTCGATTCAGCAAGTAGCACAGAAATATCCTATCGAAACTATGTGTGGGATCCATACAAGCAAGCCCCTGTCTGGAGTGTGCGACCTCAGGATAAGAGCGTCGAAGCACAGGGAACTAGTGTATCTCTTACCCTCTCCCCCCTCTCAGCCACTGTCGTAAATCTTGGCACCAGCAGTAACAAGATATCAGCAGCTACTACCTCAGCCACTCCTGACATCCTACTTCCCTCCAATCATCCTTCTGATTTAAATTTGGAGACACTTCTCCTCTTAAAATCAGAAGACTCCCAGCTGCCATTTCTCGGTGAAGAGCAAACAGTTCATATTAACATCCAGGGTCCACTGAAGGCTTCCCAAGCCAAGATCAAAATGGACCAACCAGCTAGCCAAATCACTCTTATCCCGACAGGCCCTGGCGTAGCCAAGATCACACTCACCTGTGGTGAGACCAGCACTACCAAATCAATTTTGATCCAAGACGTCAAAGTAGCGAAAAAGGTTCTCTGGACATACCCTGACAAGGGTCAAGTAGAAGCGATGAAGAGTCACTTCCAATCATTGCACAACCGATCTGAAGCTCGGCGCAATGAAGATGTACTTGAGATCAAGCTAGACCATATCCAGCCACGAAACAAACAGAACTACTTGCTCCAAATCAATCCCCTCAAGGTGGATTTTAACAAATCAAGCATCGCCGGGGTCACCTCCTGGGTTCAAGTCTCAGACAGTCTCAAAAATGCTCCTCCCGGTGCAACTCTGCAAATCGTGATGCAAAGTGAAACCAATCACTGGATGTTACTCAAAGAGATTCCGCTCAGGGATTTGAGCAACAAAGAAGGTCAGCCCTCAATTATCGAAGCAATCACCAATGACCCGGATATGCTCAAAGCCATGTCCCATGCCTACTCTCTCATCTATTTGGTCAAGTCGCCCGTTAAACTAGAGGGAAGCATCTACATTGATGACCTAGGATTTATCACAAGAAACAACAGCTAA